A window of the Oncorhynchus mykiss isolate Arlee chromosome 15, USDA_OmykA_1.1, whole genome shotgun sequence genome harbors these coding sequences:
- the LOC110512490 gene encoding N-acyl-phosphatidylethanolamine-hydrolyzing phospholipase D-like isoform X2 — protein MEESGGEVHENQVLMEERGVSPGDSPGTEEGSPAVVRPRDPPTSTLQDAGPRKSSSSRSSRKSFRLDYRLEEEVTGSSRDKHGRFTNPWSTWKFPSWSTLLRFFLLEKDHSNVPSSKEVLDKELPVVEPWFLRVPEAADGAVGSGLRVTWLGHASVLVEMDGLVILTDPIFSQRASPFQFMGPKRYRDPPCTVDQLPRIDAVVISHSHYDHLDAGTVTQLNERFGGDLRWFVPLGLMDWMQKSGCENVIELDWWEENCVPGHDEVTFVCTPAQHWCKRTPTDDNQVLWGSWSVLGPCNRFFFAGDTGYCSSFQEIGRRFGPFDLAAIPIGAYLPRDVMRGQHVDPEEAVQIHKDIQARHSLAIHWGTFALAYEFYLEPPVRLREAMEKNGLNVEHFFVLNHGESRVLNTDQEVFE, from the exons AtggaggagagcggaggagaggtGCATGAGAACCAGGTgttgatggaggagaggggtgtcTCTCCTGGAGATTCCCCAGGGACGGAGGAGGGTTCCCCAGCCGTGGTCCGGCCCCGtgacccccccacctccaccctgCAGGACGCAGGGCCTCG GAAGAGCAGCTCCTCCCGCTCCTCCAGGAAGAGCTTCCGTCTGGACTAccggttggaggaggaggtgactGGGTCGAGCCGGGACAAACATGGCCGCTTCACAAACCCCTGGTCCACGTGGAAGTTCCCGTCCTGGTCCACCCTGCTGCGTTTCTTCCTGCTGGAGAAGGATCACAGTAATGTACCCAGCTCCAAAGAG GTCTTAGACAAAGAGCTCCCAGTAGTGGAGCCTTGGTTCCTCCGTGTCCCCGAGGCAGCCGACGGAGCCGTGGGGTCTGGTCTCAGGGTGACCTGGCTGGGCCACGCATCAGTCCTGGTAGAGATGGACGGCCTGGTCATCCTCACTGACCCCATCTTCAGCCAGAGGGCGTCTCCCTTCCAGTTCATGGGCCCCAAGAGGTACCGGGATCCCCCTTGTACGGTTGATCAACTCCCCCGGATCGACGCGGTTGTCATCAGCCACTCCCACTATGACCATCTGGACGCCGGCACCGTGACCCAGTTGAACGAGCGGTTCGGTGGGGATCTCCGATGGTTTGTGCCGTTGGGACTCATGGACTGGATGCAGAAGAGCGGGTGTGAGAAtgtgatagagttagactggtggGAGGAGAACTGTGTGCCAGGTCACGACGAGGTCACGTTTGTGTGTACACCGGCGCAGCACTGGTGCAAGCGCACCCCCACGGACGATAACCAGGTGCTGTGGGGGAGCTGGTCTGTCCTGGGGCCCTGCAACCGCTTCTTCTTTGCTGGAGACACCGGCTACTGCTCGTCCTTCCAGGAGATTGGGAGGCGCTTTGGTCCGTTCGACCTGGCGGCCATACCCATCGGCGCGtacctgcccag AGATGTAATGCGTGGACAGCATGTGGACCCGGAGGAGGCTGTGCAGATCCACAAAGACATCCAGGCCAGACACTCCCTGGCTATTCACTGGGGAACCTTCGCTTTAGCTTACGAG ttttaCTTAGAGCCTCCAGTGAGACTCAGGGAGGCCATGGAGAAGAATGGGTTGAATGTGGAGCACTTCTTTGTCCTGAACCATGGAGAATCCAGAGTGCTGAACACAGACCAGGAAGTCTTTGAATGA
- the LOC110512490 gene encoding N-acyl-phosphatidylethanolamine-hydrolyzing phospholipase D-like isoform X1: protein MAASKCIFTPRVWKTTLSRCIHRAASVLNTAKGTLSRPGAQHCPPMEESGGEVHENQVLMEERGVSPGDSPGTEEGSPAVVRPRDPPTSTLQDAGPRKSSSSRSSRKSFRLDYRLEEEVTGSSRDKHGRFTNPWSTWKFPSWSTLLRFFLLEKDHSNVPSSKEVLDKELPVVEPWFLRVPEAADGAVGSGLRVTWLGHASVLVEMDGLVILTDPIFSQRASPFQFMGPKRYRDPPCTVDQLPRIDAVVISHSHYDHLDAGTVTQLNERFGGDLRWFVPLGLMDWMQKSGCENVIELDWWEENCVPGHDEVTFVCTPAQHWCKRTPTDDNQVLWGSWSVLGPCNRFFFAGDTGYCSSFQEIGRRFGPFDLAAIPIGAYLPRDVMRGQHVDPEEAVQIHKDIQARHSLAIHWGTFALAYEFYLEPPVRLREAMEKNGLNVEHFFVLNHGESRVLNTDQEVFE, encoded by the exons ACCCGGAGCCCAACACTGTCCCCCCAtggaggagagcggaggagaggtGCATGAGAACCAGGTgttgatggaggagaggggtgtcTCTCCTGGAGATTCCCCAGGGACGGAGGAGGGTTCCCCAGCCGTGGTCCGGCCCCGtgacccccccacctccaccctgCAGGACGCAGGGCCTCG GAAGAGCAGCTCCTCCCGCTCCTCCAGGAAGAGCTTCCGTCTGGACTAccggttggaggaggaggtgactGGGTCGAGCCGGGACAAACATGGCCGCTTCACAAACCCCTGGTCCACGTGGAAGTTCCCGTCCTGGTCCACCCTGCTGCGTTTCTTCCTGCTGGAGAAGGATCACAGTAATGTACCCAGCTCCAAAGAG GTCTTAGACAAAGAGCTCCCAGTAGTGGAGCCTTGGTTCCTCCGTGTCCCCGAGGCAGCCGACGGAGCCGTGGGGTCTGGTCTCAGGGTGACCTGGCTGGGCCACGCATCAGTCCTGGTAGAGATGGACGGCCTGGTCATCCTCACTGACCCCATCTTCAGCCAGAGGGCGTCTCCCTTCCAGTTCATGGGCCCCAAGAGGTACCGGGATCCCCCTTGTACGGTTGATCAACTCCCCCGGATCGACGCGGTTGTCATCAGCCACTCCCACTATGACCATCTGGACGCCGGCACCGTGACCCAGTTGAACGAGCGGTTCGGTGGGGATCTCCGATGGTTTGTGCCGTTGGGACTCATGGACTGGATGCAGAAGAGCGGGTGTGAGAAtgtgatagagttagactggtggGAGGAGAACTGTGTGCCAGGTCACGACGAGGTCACGTTTGTGTGTACACCGGCGCAGCACTGGTGCAAGCGCACCCCCACGGACGATAACCAGGTGCTGTGGGGGAGCTGGTCTGTCCTGGGGCCCTGCAACCGCTTCTTCTTTGCTGGAGACACCGGCTACTGCTCGTCCTTCCAGGAGATTGGGAGGCGCTTTGGTCCGTTCGACCTGGCGGCCATACCCATCGGCGCGtacctgcccag AGATGTAATGCGTGGACAGCATGTGGACCCGGAGGAGGCTGTGCAGATCCACAAAGACATCCAGGCCAGACACTCCCTGGCTATTCACTGGGGAACCTTCGCTTTAGCTTACGAG ttttaCTTAGAGCCTCCAGTGAGACTCAGGGAGGCCATGGAGAAGAATGGGTTGAATGTGGAGCACTTCTTTGTCCTGAACCATGGAGAATCCAGAGTGCTGAACACAGACCAGGAAGTCTTTGAATGA